The proteins below come from a single Stutzerimonas stutzeri RCH2 genomic window:
- the siaB gene encoding biofilm regulation protein kinase SiaB, which translates to MAPIDMFAMRECYNQQQIMLCFNGPISRSLIEEIGNALRNYMAEEQAHPSSAMDVFAVYIEMTQNIRHYTREKNWSDQQAGATVVVSRDDQGRYVVSAGNLIETADGQLLLGAVAELAKKNKAELKALYKEQLRRPRDEHVTSGAGLGLIDIARKSSEPLKASLQPVSDELSFISLSAVI; encoded by the coding sequence ATGGCCCCGATTGACATGTTCGCGATGCGCGAATGCTACAACCAGCAACAGATCATGTTGTGCTTCAACGGCCCCATCTCGCGCAGCCTGATCGAAGAGATAGGCAACGCGCTGCGCAATTACATGGCCGAAGAACAGGCCCACCCGTCATCGGCAATGGATGTGTTCGCCGTCTACATCGAGATGACGCAGAACATTCGCCATTACACCCGCGAGAAGAACTGGTCCGATCAGCAGGCAGGGGCCACGGTGGTGGTGTCGCGCGATGATCAGGGCCGCTATGTCGTCTCGGCCGGCAACCTGATCGAAACCGCCGACGGCCAATTGCTGCTCGGTGCAGTGGCCGAACTGGCGAAGAAGAACAAGGCGGAACTGAAGGCGCTGTACAAGGAACAATTGCGCCGGCCACGCGACGAACATGTGACCTCCGGCGCAGGGCTGGGCCTGATCGACATTGCGCGCAAATCCAGCGAGCCGCTCAAGGCCTCGTTGCAACCGGTTTCCGACGAACTTTCCTTCATCAGTCTGAGCGCCGTCATCTGA
- the siaC gene encoding biofilm regulation phosphoprotein SiaC, with the protein MNDFSIPGSQSTPAIHSDWEKGVVSMQGDSYPENSYELFHQVYDWIERFLGQASHPLALELRLLYLNTSSIKAMMDIFDLLEAAYQDGRQVAVNWYYDIRNERVVELAEEFKEDCTFPFSILSHD; encoded by the coding sequence ATGAACGATTTCTCCATCCCCGGCAGCCAATCCACCCCCGCCATTCATTCGGACTGGGAAAAAGGTGTCGTCTCGATGCAGGGCGATTCCTATCCGGAAAACTCTTACGAACTGTTCCATCAGGTCTATGACTGGATTGAGCGTTTCCTCGGCCAGGCCTCGCATCCGCTCGCCCTCGAACTGCGTCTGCTGTATCTCAACACCAGCAGCATCAAGGCGATGATGGACATCTTCGACCTGCTCGAAGCGGCCTATCAGGATGGCCGTCAGGTGGCCGTAAACTGGTACTACGACATCCGCAACGAGCGCGTGGTAGAGCTGGCCGAAGAGTTCAAGGAAGACTGCACTTTCCCCTTTTCCATCCTCAGTCACGACTGA
- the siaD gene encoding biofilm regulation diguanylate cyclase SiaD, producing the protein MRGPSPLEQEVADLLADPQFEGHPLKEALSQLWGAHHDLLGRIERIARVSDGYQSIAREREMSLAARFDKQLRQLEKVARISDRYQLMMHDLNASLREASTLDSLTGIANRRLLTERLREESERAKRYARPLAVVMLDIDRFKLINDEHGHEVGDRVLIEVVRVMEAEIREQDLCGRWGGEEFLILMPECTAPTAGAVMARMGESISALGVRVNDSLLGVTASMGIAELRAEETYSSTINRADFALLRAKRSGRNRCELAD; encoded by the coding sequence ATGCGTGGGCCATCGCCGCTAGAGCAAGAGGTTGCCGATCTCCTCGCCGATCCGCAGTTCGAGGGCCATCCGTTGAAGGAGGCCCTGAGCCAGCTGTGGGGAGCCCACCACGACCTGCTCGGACGCATCGAGCGAATCGCCCGCGTCTCTGACGGTTACCAGAGCATTGCCCGCGAGCGTGAAATGAGCCTGGCCGCACGCTTCGACAAGCAGTTGCGGCAGTTGGAGAAGGTCGCGCGCATCTCCGATCGCTATCAACTGATGATGCACGACCTGAATGCCTCCCTGCGCGAGGCCTCGACACTCGACTCGCTGACCGGCATCGCCAACCGTCGACTGCTGACCGAACGCCTGCGCGAGGAAAGCGAGCGCGCCAAACGCTATGCGCGCCCGCTGGCAGTGGTCATGTTGGATATCGACCGTTTCAAGCTGATCAACGATGAACACGGTCATGAGGTCGGTGATCGGGTATTGATCGAAGTGGTCCGCGTCATGGAAGCGGAGATTCGCGAACAGGATCTCTGCGGTCGCTGGGGCGGCGAAGAGTTTCTGATCCTCATGCCCGAATGCACCGCACCTACCGCTGGTGCGGTGATGGCCCGTATGGGAGAGAGCATCAGCGCACTCGGCGTGCGAGTGAACGACAGTCTGCTGGGCGTCACCGCGAGCATGGGCATTGCCGAGCTGCGCGCCGAGGAAACCTATTCGAGCACCATCAATCGGGCCGATTTCGCGCTGCTGCGCGCAAAACGTAGCGGGCGCAATCGCTGCGAGCTGGCCGACTGA